A region of the Bacillus sp. NP247 genome:
AAGTGGCGGAGAAATTAAAGGATCCGTTCTTTACGAAAGTAGAGGCCGTTGGTCCTTATGTAAATGTATTTTTCAATCGTGAAACTGTAAGTGATGCAGTATTAAAAACAATTTTAGCTGAAAAAGAAGAGTACGGTCAAAATCACTTTGGATGTGAAAAAACGGTAGTTATCGATTATTCTTCTCCTAATATCGCGAAACCTTTTTCAATGGGGCATTTACGTTCTACAATGATTGGTAATTCATTAAAGCATATCGCAGAAAAATGTGGGTATGAAGTTGTCGGAATTAATTATATTGGGGATTGGGGAACACAGTTTGGAAAGTTAATTACCGCATATAAAAAATGGGGAAATGAAGAAATAGTTAAAGAGGATCCAATACGTGAGTTATTTAAGCTATATGTTCAGTTTCATGAAGAAGTAAAAGAGAACAAAGTACTAGAAGAAGAAGGTCGTGCTTGGTTTAAAAAATTAGAAGAAGGTGATGAAGAAGCAGTCGAACTATGGAATTGGTTCCGTCATGAATCTTTAAAAGAATTTTCCCGCATTTATGAACTTCTCGGTGTGGAATTTACAAATTTTCAAGGAGAAGCTTTCTATAACGATAAAATGGAAGACTTTATTGGGATTTTAGAAGAGCACGACTTACTGGAAGAATCAGAAGGGGCATTAGTCGTTAATTTAGAAGAAGAAGGTATGCCGCCATGCTTAATTAGAAAATCAGATGGTGCTACCATTTACGCAACGCGTGATTTAACAGCTGCTTTGTATCGTCAAAACACATACGAATTTGATAAAGCGTTATATGTTGTAGGCCCAGAACAAAGCCTACATTTCAATCAATTTTTCACTGTATTAAAAAAGCTTGGTTATAACTGGGTTGACGGAATGGAACATGTACCGTTTGGATTTATATTAAAAGACGGTAAGAAAATGTCGACACGTAAGGGCAGAATTATTTTATTAGAAGAAGTGCTAGAAGAAGCTGTTGCACTTGCGGAACAAAATATTGAAGAGAAAAATCCTAATTTAAAACAAAAAGAAGAAGTGGCAAAGCAAGTCGGTGTTGGAGCAGTTATCTTCCACGATTTAAAAAATGAGCGTATGCATAATATCGAATTCTCATTAGAAAATATGTTGAAATTTGAAGGAGAAACAGGACCATATGTACAGTACACACATGCGCGTGCTTGTTCAATT
Encoded here:
- the argS gene encoding arginine--tRNA ligase; translation: MEYKTKFAESVSNILANELTQSQILDLIETPKQDEFGDAAFPCFSLAKQYKKAPAIIAKEVAEKLKDPFFTKVEAVGPYVNVFFNRETVSDAVLKTILAEKEEYGQNHFGCEKTVVIDYSSPNIAKPFSMGHLRSTMIGNSLKHIAEKCGYEVVGINYIGDWGTQFGKLITAYKKWGNEEIVKEDPIRELFKLYVQFHEEVKENKVLEEEGRAWFKKLEEGDEEAVELWNWFRHESLKEFSRIYELLGVEFTNFQGEAFYNDKMEDFIGILEEHDLLEESEGALVVNLEEEGMPPCLIRKSDGATIYATRDLTAALYRQNTYEFDKALYVVGPEQSLHFNQFFTVLKKLGYNWVDGMEHVPFGFILKDGKKMSTRKGRIILLEEVLEEAVALAEQNIEEKNPNLKQKEEVAKQVGVGAVIFHDLKNERMHNIEFSLENMLKFEGETGPYVQYTHARACSILRKERVEFETCNFELKDDYSWSVVKLLNKFPQVIEAAFNKNEPSIISKYVLDVAQSFNKYYGNVRILEENEEKDSRLALAYVVTVVLKEGLRLLGVEAPEEM